The Polyodon spathula isolate WHYD16114869_AA chromosome 37, ASM1765450v1, whole genome shotgun sequence genome includes the window TGAAGTATGTTGGCAGTTGCTAGAGCACTAGCGTTGGGTGTTTGCTATGTAATTACCATGTAATCACGCATGCAATTACCGTGTAGTAGTGTTACTGTTTTTTAAGCCTTGCTATTAGCCCTTTAAGTGCAATGTCTATGGTCAGCCTACTGAAATTGACCAAATTAGAACCTGTTTTAAATTTGAGTTGATTCTGTTATTACAAAACATTAAGTTCTTACATTTTAGGACCAGATTATAACCTGTGAATTTACCTACTGCCACTTGAAATGACATTGCTTGCTGCCACTATTAGTGAATGGGTGACTGTAAATTGAGGATGCGATATTCTAGTCCatcatgttatgtttttttttttttctaggtattctttcaattttttcttattaaaattatatatattaaaaaaataagtaaatctgAATCTTTATTTCCCTAAAGAGAGTAGAGACAATGGTTTTCTTTAGTTCTGCTTTGTGTGAAGCAAGCCCTAACCACAGTACAgtgaggctctgcccagcacacagcaggcaatgccagcgtaACACACAAgattaaatgtattgctttagtTCTACCGTGTTTACAGTACGATGCAGCAGGCAGattaatattttttacattgcCCTCCTGGACTGTGTGATCTGCTGgcactatgtgtgtgtgattgttgaTGGCAGTCATGCTAGACTCTAATTATAGAGAGACAATATCAAAGCCCAAAAACTTCAATAACTAATATCTAGAACAGTTTTTAAAGCAACGATGGTGGGGGAGAGTGCCTTGTCTGTGTTGTAATTCTTTACATCTTATTTATGTTCATGGTGTTTTTATAATGTCGCTTGTTGCACAGTAAATGGCAGAGAAAAGGCACTGAGAAAAGACCCTTTAATTCTAACGTGTTTAATATCCGGTTCTACACCGTCATTAGCCTTCTCTTTTGTCTTGGCATTAACAGCCAGGCTTCCATCAAAAATTGCTTCAGGAAAACCCCTTCAGTGCACAAGGATGTACAGAAGGGCTTCAGTGAAAAAATGTGGCGCTTATATGCTTCCCCAGTTCACTTAATCCATCAAGTCTTTTCAGAAGCCGAGATAGTTAAAGCATGGAAAATAATAAGCAGAAACAATGGAGAACAATGACATTATTAAACACACCTGAATGTCGACCTTTAGAAGCAACAAGACTAACAAGACCCCTCCTGTATGTCTTAACTGCGATGTATTACCAGCACTCCATAGATCTCTGATTGATCttatataaaagacacacactttATGGTAAtactactttctttttttttttttttttttttaacaaggaagGTATGTGGTTCTGGTAGTCTACCTCAGTCAGGCGTGAGGCTTCACATAGGGGACCAGGGCGATTTTGAATATCAGTTATTGAGCAGTGAATGTTCAGACAAGGCTTGCAAATGTCATGGCCAGCAGTAATCGACACACTGCTGCTTCTCTACTTCTTTCATATCGGAAAATGTGGGACCTCTACTGTACGAACAGATTCAAATGAGATAAGATTAACTGGAATTGCTGTTGCCACAGTTCACTTCAAGGGATTGCCAAATGAAACTGTTTCAGGGGGAAGTCAGAACCTCTCACTGGACTGGATATGATTGTTAAATATGATTGGCCTGTGAATGCATTGAATCTTTACTGTAGAAATTAAAACTTTGctgatatataaacaaaacaaatttattcctgaaataataaaatattgaccaCAGTGTGGGTTGAAAGAAGTTTGCCAAAACACTACTCccaaaatgtatgtatgtaatgaattaaaaaaaaaaaaaaaaaaggtaaagggaatgaccttttttttcaaactacattcaatacattattttaataattggtgCTCAGAGAAGAGAGGGAGTATCTCCCTATAGTCCCATCTATTTAACAGACATTAAGAGATGTATAGCTGCAAATGTCAATGTAATAGGAATACATTCCACTCTCAGCTGTGTGATATTggctctcatatatatatatatatatatatatatatatatatatatatatatatatatatatatatatatatatataaatttgtttttctCAATTGATCAGTTTAATGTTTAGTTTTGTCATATGATNNNNNNNNNNNNNNNNNNNNNNNNNNNNNNNNNNNNNNNNNNNNNNNNNNNNNNNNNNNNNNNNNNNNNNNNNNNNNNNNNNNNNNNNNNNNNNNNNNNNNNNNNNNNNNNNNNNNNNNNNNNNNNNNNNNNNNNNNNNNNNNNNNNNNNNNNNNNNNNNNNNNNNNNNNNNNNNNNNNNNNNNNNNNNNNNNNNNNNNNNNNNNNNNNNNNNNNNNNNNNNNNNNNNNNNNNNNNNNNNNNNNNNNNNNNNNNNNNNNNNNNNNNNNNNNNNNNNNNNNNNNNNNNNNNNNNNNNNNNNNNNNNNNNNNNNNNNNNNNNNNNNNNNNNNNNNNNNNNNNNNNNNNNNNNNNNNNNNNNNNNNNNNNNNNNNNNNNNNNNNNNNNNNNNNNNNNNNNNNNNNNNNNNNNNNNNNNNNNNNNNNNNNNNNNNNNNNNNNNNNNNNNNNNNNNNNNNNNNNNNNNNNNNNNNNNNNNNNNNNNNNNNNNNNNNNNNNNNNNNGCTTTTGCTTCCTGCATCTAATAACTGTttctgttgtatatatatatatatatatataaacacacatgcacacacacattgcactcACCGAGAGCCCCCTTTCTGAACAAAAGGTTGAGTCAAGATGTCTAGTTGTGCCGGAGAACTGCAAATACAATAGGCTTCTCTGAAACATCCTTTTGCGGCACAAGGGAGTGAACCAGGGGCTCAGacttgaatgttttattattggATCTTTCATTTTATGATTGAGTCTGATGATTTTAAAACCATTACAATGATCCCACACATGGCTGTGCAAACTACAAAATTCTGTGTACGAACAACCAACGTGACACATGGGTGGAAACGAGCTGCAGTATGCATGATAAGAGAGATTGATAAGGCACAGGTTTGGTTGTATTTGCTGTTTACATTAAAAGCTATtcttttgaatattaaaataagtattaagattttttttaacataaattgtAAAACATCTTATTCTGCAAATGtcttaaaatgcaatacaactCTGATAGGCAATGTCATGTACTGTGTTCATCTGGTCAAGAAATGAGTGCCACACTTCATTCGCATTGAAATGGTGAACAACCACAGCTGAGATAAAATGATATCGCGAAAGTAATTTGgtaataatagtagtacagtatttcatgttagatttaaaaaggCCACATTTTTCTGtgcagtatatggaaaactacaaactggtatgtaattcaatatgttattgtaacattcagcaggtttcatttgactataTGCAGAAGATCCAGCTTGACAGTTTTGAGGTCTACGAACCAGACGAGCAGACGGGCCAAATGTCCTCCTCTCTCTCAAATTCTCTTCTCATGTTCTTATACGGCTCAAGCACCATTCCTTGTGGAACACACACCATCACATAGTTAGAGGGTTTTCAGGTTAGGACTGAGTCGCTCTCCCTTCATTTGCTTGCAAAGACAGCAGACTGACCTTCAACTTTTATCAGCACTACATTCAAAAAggttttggaaaaaaacaaatacacaagcgCAAGGATACACGGATCGGATCAatttattattacagaaaaatgcattaaaaaaattataattataataatctcATATCCAGGTCTCGTACATACTATATTAGATTGCAGGCTCATTCAcgtatttgattatttattcatatatttatatatatattttttacattcctgTTTTGGATGCTATTATACTGAATGCGATTAAACAGTAAACCAATCTCCTCGTTCATTTATTTTGAAGTggaggagaaaataaatattctgcaATCAATTAAATTGCTGCGTACATTTTGAAATAGAAATGTGGAGTGGGTGCAAAAACTCAAAATGGGGTGCTAGTGTCAAACTTGGGGTTCAACGACAAGGTCCCCAAGAGGTTTAATGTTAAAAACCACAATGTGGGGAGGAGAGGGGGCTCGGTCTCACCACACAGCAGGGTAGAAATGATTAATTGTGTATCATGTAAACCATGCAGTTTGTTGCATTGTATCGCCTATTGTGATAGGTCTCCAAAAAGCACCGAACACAGATCGACTTGAAATGGTTTTTGAATCATGAATAAACTGGATGTGTGCACACCCTACACTCAGAGCTTTGCAAATAGTCCATCACACTTGTGATGCTACACTGGAGCGCCACAAACCTGTGCCCACAAGAATATGTGTTCTGTgcctgtgatgagtacaaaacgCAATTTAGAGGACTGCAATACTGGTGTATTGGCACGGGGAACTATAGTCATTACAATCTACTACTGATTCTGGGCTCTCTGCTTCTGCTTACCTGATCTTTGTTAAATCTTGGAATTATGAGAAATATACAAATGTGCCCCATAAAAGAACTACTGCGGCAGATCGTTTATGCAGACTCATTCTTCCCCATGCCACTGTTAAATTGCTACCATTTATTTGCACTTGTGCAAGTGAAAACTCAGTAGGACCGAAAGTAATAGGACACTGATCTGGGAGATAAGAGTATACTGGACTAACCAACAAGCTCTgaccattttgttattttatgaaaCTGTCTTGACTTGCAGATTTGGTACAGAAGgatcctcttctctctctctcagcggtTTTAAGAGTGTGACCCCACTCTCTCCTATCTTTGTGTGTGGACTATTCTCCTCTCTGTTCAAACCCtgcccctcttcctcctcctcctcctctctcctcctctcctctcgctCAGTGAGAGTGCTGCCCGTGGCTGTGCTCGCCCCCCTGGCTTGGCGCTGGCTGAGGTGTGGGCGTCGGCGTTTGCTGCATGTTGCCGTGTTTGCCGTGGTGCCCCCGGACGCAGTGGGCATTGCCGCAGCCATCCTCCTCATCCTCGCTCTCCGTCGAGCTCTCCCCAAACTCACGACGCTTTTCATAGATACAACAGCCTGAGAGAGACAGGGGGAACAGAGTGTGGGAGACACAGACACTTGAAACAAGGATCCCCCAACAGTAAGGCTCACACTCAATAAGAAACTTGTGTGAAGAATTAGAAGTTGTATGATGGTTTGGAAGTTAAGATATTGGTTCTAGATGTCAATTCCTGTTTTGAGTGTGCTCACTGAACCTGCCATGAGAATGCTTTCCAACACATTCTCCACAGCGAGACCTGAATGAATCTGCTTGCAGAGGGACGGAAGTGCAATCATTGGAACTGCACAGTCCTCCTCGAGGTTTGTGGCAGGGGTGGCCATTCCagtcttggtttttgttccagccctgttctaaactgtttaatGGAACCAACTAAACTTCCACCCAGACTCTAAAATAGTTCATGATCTCACTGGATcagttaaacctggagtggaatggccctgaCTGGCCAACCCTGGCTTAAGGGGTTAATCAATGCAAGACCGCTTTTGAAACTTTACTAGGCTTTCACtattaaaaactgaatataagGAGGTGCCTGCCCCTCCACCAGTCATGCCGCATTCATTAATCTCTCCCAATGACTTcgaatttgttttcaaaacaggGAACCTCCATTGTCGCCTACCAGCTCTTTTCACCTGCTGGTGATTCTAAATAACAGATGTTACCAAATGACTGAACCCTGCAGGCAGACCAGTAGGGGTTGCTGAAGGGCAGTAGGATGAACTCGGCAGTCCCCAATGTGGCACTCCGTGTGGGGTCACCAGCAAAGACCAGAAACTTTGTGTCTAGGGGATTTGAACACGTGAGCTTCTGCTAGTCTGCTCTCGCGCGCACCGTCCGCCAAACGGAAAGGGATCACTCACATTTGGAGGACCGTCGGCCCAGGTGCTCGTTGTCCACCGTGTCGCTCGACCACTCCACCTTCTTGTCTGTTTTCCGTTTTCTCAACTTGATGGTCAGACTGCGGCTCTCCTGgggtgaaaagaagaaaaaacaaaaaaataaaattggcgCCGTCTTGAGTCACAGCAACGAAAGTAGATCACCATTGCCTTCGTCAACCAGAGGGACGTCATACAAGTTTGACAGCTGGGCAGGTTCTTTCATACATTCCCAGACTGATGCTACCAACAGGTGTTCTATATCGCCTCTACTGGCTTTGTCCGCAGCATTTGACACTGTAGATCACCATATCTTGTTACAACGATTGGAATACGAAGCTTGCATTTCGGCACTGAGGGTTGTTCCTCTCAAATTGTTGGTTTGACTTCTGGAGTACCCCATGGTTCTATTCTGGGGGCCTTAGCTTCCACGTGTATGTGGATGATATACAACTTTATGTTTCCATAAAACACCATGCATTGGAGGTTATGTGTGTTGGATCTCATAaaaagtttctctctctctctattaaatgtGACCTTAGGAAATTGCTGTTGTAAAGTCCCGTCTTCACTGGTtaccagtcactccaataaattacaaaatgttattacttacatttaaaacatgacacGGCCTCCTATCTTTCTGCTCTTATACTCTGTTATGTTCCTAGTCAGGTGTGCGTTCTGCGGAGGCTGACCTACTTAGCGTGCAGTCTGTTCAAACTGCCACATAGGGATCACCTTCTCTTGTTAGCCATCTGGCACCCACACCATGGAACTCCCTACCCGGGGGCATTAGAA containing:
- the LOC121304398 gene encoding E3 ubiquitin-protein ligase PPP1R11-like; this encodes MMAEAAGGSSEMITETVQQDTPPQQQPESRSLTIKLRKRKTDKKVEWSSDTVDNEHLGRRSSKCCCIYEKRREFGESSTESEDEEDGCGNAHCVRGHHGKHGNMQQTPTPTPQPAPSQGGEHSHGQHSH